A single region of the Salmo salar chromosome ssa16, Ssal_v3.1, whole genome shotgun sequence genome encodes:
- the LOC106575585 gene encoding zinc finger protein 239 isoform X2: MANGITFVRWNLTCFLGFKCVIPCADFQLVTPAVPPEQQNCEQDWSPSLEQEDPEPTQIKEEQQELRLSQEDPPQPSHLYLNQTVDDGERNALPIIITEEIRTEPDVEGYRVPQPTSDQPLSVHPDCSAAVEKLYQCRLCGKSFTHKGNLTLHLKIHTGEKPYLCKQCGKSFNQKRDLTIHTRIHTGENPYECKQCGKMFNQKGHLTVHSRIHTGERPYQCKDCDKAFNQKIELTLHMRAHTGERPYICPVCRKGYIALSYLRLHQRVHKGEKSYQCKECDKCFGYKHRLTSHMSTHTKGHK; this comes from the exons ATGGCCAATGGAATAACGTTCGTTAGATGGAATCTAACTTGTTTCCTTGGCTTCAAATGCGTTATACCGTGTGCAG ACTTTCAACTAGTCACTCCTGCCGTTCCCCCTGAGCAGCAGAACTGTGAGCAGGACTGGAGCCCCAGTCTAGAGCAGGAGGACCCAGAACCCACACAGATTAAAGAGGAACAACAGGAGCTCAGACTCAGTCAGGAGGACCCACCTCAGCCCTCACATCTTTACCTAAACCAAACTGTGGATGATGGAGAGAGGAACGCTCTACCTATCATCATAACTGAAGAGATCAGAACAGAACCTGATGTAGAGGGCTACAGAGTACCACAACCAACCAGTGATCAGCCTCTCTCAGTTCATCCAGACTGCTCTGCTGCAGTGGAGAAACTATATCAGTGTAGACTATGTGGCAAAAGCTTTACACATAAGGGAAACTTAACCTTGCATTTAaagatacacacaggagagaaaccttatctGTGCAAACAGTGTGGCAAAAGCTTCAACCAGAAACGCGACTTGACCATCCATACaaggatacacacaggagagaatcccTATGAGTGCAAACAATGTGGAAAAATGTTTAACCAGAAGGGACACTTGACCGTTCATTCAAGGATACATACAGGGGAGAGACCATATCAGTGCAAAGACTGTGACAAAGCCTTCAACCAGAAGATAGAATTGACATTGCATATGAGAGCTCATACAGGGGAGAGACCATATATCTGTCCTGTATGCAGGAAAGGTTACATCGCATTAAGCTATTTAAGACTTCATCAGCGTGTTCACAAAGGGGAGAAATCTTACCAGTGCAAAGAATGTGACAAATGCTTTGGTTATAAACATCGCCTAACATCACATATGAGCACTCATACTAAAGGGCATAAATGA